The Streptomyces sp. 11x1 genomic sequence GCTCGTGGGGGTGCGGGAGCGGGCCGCCGCGCTCGGGGGTACGGCGGAGGTCGGGGCCGGACCCGGTGGGCGCGGGTTCGAGGTACGGGTGCGGATACCCGTGCCGGCCGTGGTCGCGACCGCGGAGGCGGGCCGGTGACCGGTCAGGTGATCCGGGTGGTCGTCGCCGATGACCAGGAGCTGGTGCGGAGCGGGTTCGCGTTGATCCTCGACGTGCAGCCCGACATCGAGGTCGTCGCGGAGGTCGGTGACGGGGTGGAGGCGGTCGAGGCGGTGCGGCGGCACCGCGCCGACGTGGCGCTGCTCGACATCCGGATGCCCCGGATGGACGGCATCGAGGCGTGCCGGGCGATCAGTGCGACATGTACGAGCGGTACGAGCAGTGCGAGCACTGCCGGCGGTGCGGGCCCTACAGGCGGTGCGGGCGGCGGCTGTCGGGTGGTCATGCTGACGACCTTCGACTCCGACGAGTACGTGTACGAGGCGCTGCACGCGGGGGCCAGCGGGTTCCTGCTCAAGGACGTCCGGCGGGACGATCTCGTGCACGCGGTGCGGGTGGTGGCGCGGGGCGACTCGCTGCTCGCGCCGTCCGTGGCCCGGCGGCTCGTGGAGCAGTACACACGGCCCACCGTGAACGCCGCCCCGGACCGGCGGCCCGACCCCCGGCTCGACGTGCTGACCGGCAGGGAGCGGGAGACCCTGTTGCTGCTGGCGCGAGGGCTGTCGAACGCCGAGATCGCCGCCGAACTGGTCGTCAGCGATCACACGGTCAAGACCCATGTCGGCAACGTGCTCGCCAAGCTCGGCCTGCGCGACCGTATCCAGGCGGTGATCTGCGCGTACGAGACGGGGCTGATCGCGGCGGGTGACGACTCGCTCTGGGCGGGTGGCACGTTGCCCGGGGCGGGCGGGGATCCCTCGGGGAGGCCGCCGGTTCCCCGCCTGCCCGGGCCCGGTACGCCGGGCGGGGGTGGAGGTCGCCCGCCCGGGGGAGCCGAGCGCGCCTTGTCCTCCCCCATGTCGGCGAGGAAACTGCGCCCCTAGCACGCCCTGGAACCGCTCGCTCGGGTGATCCGCTGGTAGCCGCTGGTCAGAAGGATGGGGCCACGACCTGAACACCGGCCCACGTCCCAGGAGTTGACCATGAGGAGCACCACCCGTACGTTGCTCGCCGCCGCCCTCGTGCTGGGGGCTGCCGCCGGGCCGACGGTACTGCCGGCCACCGCGGCACCCGGCCCGGCCCTCGCCTCCGCCTCCGCACGGTCGGAAGCACCGTCGTCGGCGGACACCCGGCTCACCACCGCCATGGAGGCCGCCATCGCCGGGCTGCCCTCCGCCGACGCGACCGCCGCACTCGTGCGGGTCGGGGGGAGCGAGGGGGTGTGGCGCGGCAGTTCGGGCGTGCACGACCTCACCACCGGCCGGGCCGCCGATCCGAGCGCCCGCTTCCGGGCCGGTTCGGTGACCAAGGTGTTCACGGCCGCCGTCGTGCTGCGGCTGGTCGCCGCGGGGAAAGTCGACCTCGACCGGAGCGCCCGCTCGTACCTGCCCGAGCTGATCCCGGCGTCGTACAGCGGCGTCACCGTCCGGCAGTTGCTCAACCACACGCACGGCATCCCCGCGCCCGACTTCCCGTGGACGACCATCGAGGGGGCGTACGCGAACCGCTTCCGGATCCACGACCCCGAGGAGATGGTGCGGTCGGCGACGGCGAAGGAGCGGGAGTTCACGCCGGGAGAGCGGCAGCACTACCTCAACATCGGCTACACGATCGCCGGACTCATCGTCGAGCGGGTGACGGGGGACTCGTACGAGGAGCAGGTCGCGCGGCAGGTGCTGAGGCCGCTCGGACTGCGGGACACGTACGTCCCGGGGACCGATCCGCGCATCGTCGGCCCGCACAACCACGGGTACCAGCGGATGACCCTCGACGACGGGACGACCGGGCTGCGGGACGTGACCGTGTGGGGCGTGACGGACGGCTGGGCGGCCGGGGACATCGTCTCGACCACGGCCGATCTGGAGCGGTTCACGAAGGCGCTGTTCCGGGGACGGGTCGTGCCGCGCGGGCCGGTGCTGGAGGAGATGTTCACGGTGCCGCAGGTGACGGACCACAAGACGGGCAAGCCCGCCGAGTACGCCGTCGGGCTGGCGCGCAAGGTGCTCGGCGGGCGTGCGGTGTGGGGCAAGACGGGTGGCCGTTGGGGCTACAACAGCGTCGTCGCCTCCACGCGGGACGGTTCGCGCACCCTCGTCTACAGCGTCAACTCCACGGACGCCAAGGGCGGCACCATGAACAAGGTGGCCATGAACGTGATGGTGGCGGCCTACGGGATGCCGTCGTAGCGGGCACGATCAGGACAACTGACCTAGAGATTCGGCTAGTTGGGGTCGCCGGGGCACATCGGCCCCTAACATCGGCGGCATGCGAATACGTCGAGGCCATGACAATCGGGGTCGGGGCCGGGGTTCGGACCGTGATCCGCGTGCCGACGCGTATCCGATGCCGAGCGTGCCGTACGGGTGGTACGCGGTGCTGCGCAGCACGGAGTTGCCCGCGGGCAAAGTCGTCAGCCTGCACTACTTCGGGCGGGCGCTGATCGCGTTCCGTGGGGCGGACGGGCGGGCCACCGTGCGGGACGCGCACTGTCCGCACTACGGCGCCCATCTCGGCGTCGGCGGGAAGGTCGTGGACGGGACGGTGCAGTGCCCCTTCCACGGGTGGCGGTTCGGGGCGAACGGGCGGTGCGTGGAGGCGCCGTTCGCCGTGCGGACGCCCAAGGTGTCGATCGGCGGGTTCCCGGTGCGCGAGCACAGTGGGCTCATCCTGGTGTACGTCGGGCCGGACGCGTCGGACGTGCCGGGTGAATCGGGTGCGGCGCCGGGTGCGACGCCGGGTGGAGTGGGCGAACCCTCCTGGGAGGTGCCGGAGATCGAGGAGGCGGGGTCACGGCGGTTCGCCTCGCCCATCGACGACACGTGCCGGGCGCGGATCCACGTCCAGGAGATGCGCGAGAACATCGTCGACGAGTCCCACTTCCACTTCATCCACGGGCAGAGCGAGCCGCCGGTCCAGGAGTGGCGGGAGGACGGGCCGTTCGCCGAGGCGCTCGGGACGATCAGCCGGCGCGTGTTCGGGTGGGACATCCACAACACCTTCGACGCGTTCATGTACGGGCCGGGTGTGATGGTCGTCCGGGTCCACGGGCCGGTGCTGTCGGTGACCGCCGTCGCGCTCAGCACACCCGTCGACGACCGCACGAGCGAGCTGCGGATGCTGTACTACCTGCGCAAACCACGCCGACTTCCCTTCCTCACACCCCTGTTCAAGCTCGTCTTCCGGGCCGAGGCACTGGGCGAGGTGCGCGAGGAGATACGGATCTGGGACCACAAGATCCATCAGGCCCGGCCGGTGCTGCTGCCTCACGAGAAGGGGATCAGGGCGCTGCGGCGGTGGTACGCGCAGTTCTATCCGGGGCCCGCGGGTGAGGCCCCGCCGCGTCCGGACGCGGCCGCGGCGGGTCCGGACAGGGTCGCGGTCGGCTCGGCGGGTCCCGGGGCCGGCTCGGCGGACGAGCGGCTGTTGTTCCGCTCCGGAGAGGAGGGCCTCCCCACGGATGTCATGCCGGTCGAGGAGTCCCTGCCTCAGTCGGCCGCCCGGCGCGAGGGACACCCGGCCTCCGCGGTGGCGGCCCAGAAGGAGAGCAGGCGCAGTCCCTCCTCGGAGGCCGAACCGGGTTCCGCGGTGTAGATGGTGAGAGCCAAGCCCGGTGCGGCGGTCATCTCCCGGCCCTCGTGGGCGAGGGTGAGGTCGCCGACGGCCTTTGGTCGTGCGAGCGGCGGCTCGGGCTGAAGACCTGGGCCCGGTCCGAGGGCCCTAAGCTCCCCCCATGGAGCGATCCGAGATCATGCAGCGCGTCGTCGGGATTCTCACCGAGGCGGTCGAGGTACGGCGGCAGGCTCGCGAGAACCCCGGTGTCGAGGTGGCGTTGACGGGGGCCGTCTCCGCGCTGCTCGTGGAGACCCTGCCCAAGATCGAGCTGCCCGCCGACGCCTCCGCGCAGGAGACCGCGCACATCATCACGGACGCCCTGGCACCGGCGATCGTGACCCTGGCCAACTGCTTCTCCTACGCCTTCGTCCACCTGGCCGAGGTACACGACGAGGGCCGGACCGACACGACGGCCGCGGACGTCCTGCGATCCATCTCCTTGCAGTTCGCCCAGCGGGAGGGGAAGCCGGAGGAGTAGGACCGGGCGGGGGTGGGAGCCGGCCGGGGACCGGAAGCGGGGACCCGGAACGCGCACCGGAAGCAGTAGCGGGTACCGGGCCAGTAACGGGGCCGAGGCTGGAAGCCGGGCCCGGGACCGTAAGCCAGGGCCGCAATCGGGGCAGAAGGCAGAGGCCGGGGCAGGCCGGGCAGGCGGGCAGGCCGGGCAGCTCCCCCGCCGCGAGACTCGCGACGGGGTGCGCTATCGGCTCGTCTCAGCCCAGCATGCCCACCTGGTAGTCACCGGCCGGCTGCCGCACCATGACGTTCAGCCGGTTGAAGGTGTTGATGAGGGCGATCAGCGCCACCAGGGCGAGGAGCTGGTCCTCGTCGTAGTGCTTGGCCGCGTTCTCCCAGACCCCGTCCGGGACGCCGCCGGCCCCGTCGGCGATGCGGGTGCCCTGCTCGGCGAGTTCCAGCGCGGCGCGCTCGGCGTCCGTGAAGACCTTCGCCTCTCGCCAGCCCGCCACCATGTGCAGCCGCTGCGCGGTCTCCCCGGCGTGCTCGGCCTCCTTGGTGTGCATGTCGAGGCAGTACCCGCAGCCGTTGATCTGACTGGCGCGGATTTTCACCAACTCCTGTGTTGCCTTGGGGAGTTCGGACGAGGCGATCACCTTGTCGGCGCCGACGAGGTGCTTGACGAGCTTGCCGGTGAGGGGGTTGGCGAACAGGTTCAGACGCGCTTCCATGGCTGGCTCCTTGTGCCGTCGTGTGCGGTGACAACACATGGACGGGCCGGGCCCGCGCGGATGTGACACGGGTGCGTGTGACGCCCGCCACGCTCCCCGGCCACCCGTCACGGCCCCCCGATCACCCGTCACGGCCCCGAATCGCCCTGCCGGCGATCCGGCATTCCCCCGCCCCCGGCAGGCAGGGTGGAGAAACTGCGTGGGAAGTCGGTCACGGCGGCACCTCTCTGGCGTTTTTGGCCTCTCCTCAGTTAGACATGCTCCGGCCCCACCTTGACCAGTGGGGTTGCCGTGGACACGTATTCCCAGGGGGGAACACACTCATGACCACGTATCGGTACGCACCCAGACGTACCACTCGGCTCAGACTCGTCGGTGCCGCCGTGACGGCGCTCGTCCTCGCCGCGACGGGGACGGCGACCCAGGCGATGGCCGCGCAGGACACGACGCGGCAGCCGCAGTCGGCGAAGACCCCGCCGCCGCCCGTGCCGACGCTCGCCTGGACCGACTGCCAGGGCGGGTACGAGTGCGCCGACGCGGATGTCCCACTGGACTACCGGGAGCCGCAGGGCCGCAAGATCACGCTCGCGGTGGTCCGCAAGAAGGCCGCCGACCCGGCCAAGCGCAAGGGCACGCTCTTCATGCAGCCCGGCGGACCGGGCAACTCCGGCGTGGACTTCGTCCGCAACAACTACGACGACCTCCCGGCCGCCCTGCGCGACTCGTTCGACGTCTTCGGCTACGACGTCCGCGGTGTCGGCCGCAGTTCGGCGCTCACCTGCTTCGACGACGCCCGCTACACCAAGGCCGTCACCGACGCCAAGGGCGTCCCCGGCCCGGACGCCTTCGGCCCGGCGGTGCGCGAGGCCGCCGAGTTCAACCAGGCCTGCCTCGACAACTCGGGCGGCCTGCTGCCGTACGTCGGCACGGAGTACGTCGCCCGTGACATCGACCTGCTGCGCCAGGCCCTCGGCGAGGAGCAACTGACGTACTACGGGCGGTCGTTCGGCGCGTACATCGGCACCGTCTACGCGTCGATGTTCCCCAAGCGGGTGCGGGCGGCGACGCTCGACGGGGCGTACGACCCGTACAAGTACGCCTACCGCCCCTACGAGTACGACCGGGCCCAGTACCTGGCGCTGGACGGCACGATGAGCCGCTTCCTCGACTGGTGCGCCGCCGACCAGGCGGTCTGCGGCTTCGGTGACGGCGACCCGCGCGGGGCGTTCGAGCAGCTGAAGAAGGACCTCGACGCCAACCCGGTGACGACCGCGAACGGCGGGAAGGCCAACGGCTACACCTTGGTCTACCGGCTGATGTTCAACATCAACGAGGGCAAGGTCATCTGGCCCTCCCTCGGCGCGGCGCTGAAGAAGGCGCAGGCGCGGGACAACACCTCGTTCCTGCTGCGGCCGCCGTCCCCGGCGAGCTTCGACTTCCTCGGCCCGAACGTGGTCGTCGAGTGCGTCGACAAGGACTACCCGAAGAGCCTGCGCAAGCTGGAGCGGAACGTCACGGCCAACGCGAAGGACGCGCCGCTGCTGGGCCCGGCCATGGCGTTCGGTCCGCCGACCTACGACCACCAGCACGCCACCGCGTGCGTCCAGTGGCCCGCCGAGACGCCCAGCCGCTACGACGGCTCCTTCCGGGCCAAGGGTTCGGCGCCGATCCTGGTGCTCGGCACCACCGGTGACCCGGACACCCCGTACCAGGACGCGGTCGCGCTGTCCCGGCAGCTGGACAACGCCTCGCTGCTGACGTTCGACGCCGAGGGCCACACGGCGTTCGGCCGCAGCGCCTGTGCGACGGACGCGGTCGTGAACTACCTCGTCGACCAGGTGGTCCCGGCCTCCGGCACCACCTGCGCGGACGAGACCCAGCCGCCGTCCTCGACGCCGAAGACGGCGCCGCCCGGCACGACCCTGAGCGAGCTGCGCAACGGCGTCAACGAGCGCGTCGAGCGCATCGGCGACGCAAGCTGACCGACTCCGTCGACGGACCGGCCGCGTCGGCCGGCCGGACACGAACCCCGGGGCACCCGCCCCTCCACGGCGAGCACCCCGGGGTTCCGCATGTCTGCGACACGTCCGCGGCTCGGCGTCCACCGGTGGTGACGGTCACCGATGGCTGCCGCCGCGCCCCATTCCCCCGTCCACATCCACGTCCACGTCCATGTCCAGTTCCATGTCCATGTCGTCGAAAGGCAGCGCGTCCAGGTCGCCGTCGAAGTCGGCCGGGACCAGGAGGGTGTGCTCCTGCGGGCCGGACAGCGCTGTGGACCGGGGGTCGGTGTCGGTGAGGGACTGTTCGGTCCAGATGCACTTGCCGGTGGCGGTGTAGCGGGTGCCCCAGCGCTGGGAGAGCGCGGTGATCAGCTGCAGGCCCCGGCCGCCCTCGTCGGTGTCGCCGGCTCTGCGTATGCGGGGCATGGTGAGGCTGCCGTCGAAGACCTCGCAGACCAGCGCGGAGCCGTGCAGGAGCCGCAGCCGGACAGGGCCCCTGGCGTGGCGTACGACGTTGCCGACGAGTTCGCTGGCGAGCAGTTCGGTGGTGGGGGCCAGGGCGTCCAGGCCCCAGGCGGCGAGTTGTTCGCGGACGTGGTGGCGGGCCTGCCTCGCGGCCCTCGGGTCGTCCAGGAGGGACCAGGAGGCCATCCGGTCGCCGGTGAGCGCGTGCAGCCGGGCGACGAGGAAGGCCGCGTCGTCGGCCGCCGCGTGCTCGGCGGGCAGCAGGCCGTGGGTGAGGGTGTCGCAGAGGCGTTCCAGGTCGGCGGCGGTGCCGTCCTCGTGGGCGGTGCGCAGCAGCCGGGCCAGGTCGGCCATTCCCTCGTCGATGCCGCGTTTCGCCGACTCGACCAGCCCGTCGGTGTAGAGCACCAGCAGACTGCCCTCGGGCACGCTCAGCTCGACCGTCTCGAACGGCGGCTCAGCCGCGCCGAGCGGCGGGTCGGCG encodes the following:
- a CDS encoding response regulator transcription factor; this encodes MTGQVIRVVVADDQELVRSGFALILDVQPDIEVVAEVGDGVEAVEAVRRHRADVALLDIRMPRMDGIEACRAISATCTSGTSSASTAGGAGPTGGAGGGCRVVMLTTFDSDEYVYEALHAGASGFLLKDVRRDDLVHAVRVVARGDSLLAPSVARRLVEQYTRPTVNAAPDRRPDPRLDVLTGRERETLLLLARGLSNAEIAAELVVSDHTVKTHVGNVLAKLGLRDRIQAVICAYETGLIAAGDDSLWAGGTLPGAGGDPSGRPPVPRLPGPGTPGGGGGRPPGGAERALSSPMSARKLRP
- a CDS encoding serine hydrolase domain-containing protein, which translates into the protein MRSTTRTLLAAALVLGAAAGPTVLPATAAPGPALASASARSEAPSSADTRLTTAMEAAIAGLPSADATAALVRVGGSEGVWRGSSGVHDLTTGRAADPSARFRAGSVTKVFTAAVVLRLVAAGKVDLDRSARSYLPELIPASYSGVTVRQLLNHTHGIPAPDFPWTTIEGAYANRFRIHDPEEMVRSATAKEREFTPGERQHYLNIGYTIAGLIVERVTGDSYEEQVARQVLRPLGLRDTYVPGTDPRIVGPHNHGYQRMTLDDGTTGLRDVTVWGVTDGWAAGDIVSTTADLERFTKALFRGRVVPRGPVLEEMFTVPQVTDHKTGKPAEYAVGLARKVLGGRAVWGKTGGRWGYNSVVASTRDGSRTLVYSVNSTDAKGGTMNKVAMNVMVAAYGMPS
- a CDS encoding carboxymuconolactone decarboxylase family protein, which encodes MEARLNLFANPLTGKLVKHLVGADKVIASSELPKATQELVKIRASQINGCGYCLDMHTKEAEHAGETAQRLHMVAGWREAKVFTDAERAALELAEQGTRIADGAGGVPDGVWENAAKHYDEDQLLALVALIALINTFNRLNVMVRQPAGDYQVGMLG
- a CDS encoding alpha/beta hydrolase — encoded protein: MTTYRYAPRRTTRLRLVGAAVTALVLAATGTATQAMAAQDTTRQPQSAKTPPPPVPTLAWTDCQGGYECADADVPLDYREPQGRKITLAVVRKKAADPAKRKGTLFMQPGGPGNSGVDFVRNNYDDLPAALRDSFDVFGYDVRGVGRSSALTCFDDARYTKAVTDAKGVPGPDAFGPAVREAAEFNQACLDNSGGLLPYVGTEYVARDIDLLRQALGEEQLTYYGRSFGAYIGTVYASMFPKRVRAATLDGAYDPYKYAYRPYEYDRAQYLALDGTMSRFLDWCAADQAVCGFGDGDPRGAFEQLKKDLDANPVTTANGGKANGYTLVYRLMFNINEGKVIWPSLGAALKKAQARDNTSFLLRPPSPASFDFLGPNVVVECVDKDYPKSLRKLERNVTANAKDAPLLGPAMAFGPPTYDHQHATACVQWPAETPSRYDGSFRAKGSAPILVLGTTGDPDTPYQDAVALSRQLDNASLLTFDAEGHTAFGRSACATDAVVNYLVDQVVPASGTTCADETQPPSSTPKTAPPGTTLSELRNGVNERVERIGDAS